The Tetrapisispora phaffii CBS 4417 chromosome 16, complete genome genomic sequence AATTGCTGATCATTCACGTGTGGCCAGACCTGGGATTCATTAGTAAAAGGGTTATCCAACAGAGGTTTGTAAACCTGTTTTCtctttgatatttttttgttgataGCTTTAAGTGAATTAGACATCACTCTGTACACCTGTCTAGGTTTGGGTCTGTGTCTGTCTGTCTGTCTATGTTTTTTGGTTGCTGTGCCTCGGAACTTGATTCTGAGAACCCTGCAACTCAGACAACCCAGATAAGGGACAGCTTATCATCAGAAATATTCTAccttttatattattataccTCATCTCATCGAATATTTCAGTTCGTTTCTCTTTTTGCAATAGATTTTTGACCAAAATGGTCACCACAAGCCCTGATTGATGCATGTGCCCTAAGTCATCTCGGCTGCCGATAGGGCTATCGGCCAGGGTTTCGTCCAGATCGCAACGAATTCGCGTTTTTGTCGGAAATTTCCTATTACAGACATATTACCCGACGTGCTTCCGTTTATGGAGAGATGTGTCTGTTTTCGGTGATCGCGTTTGTGCGGTTTATTTTCTTTCGGTTCTGTTTTAGGAAGTCAGGAATGGTGGTCCGCTACATTAATGAGCGgaaaaattggaaaatgaTTGAAAAAGTCACTGAATCGGGTAATCTGGACATCGAAATCAGATTTCAATAAACAAAGagttattaattattgtaTAAGCTTcgaatattatatatacaattgtTTATAATTGTGCTGGTAACTTCAATATAAGTTTCGAACAATGACATATAATGAACTTGGtatatgttttaaatatgaattGACCATTGTTTGAGTACAACTTTAAAGCTGAGTTGAGGTTCATAAGtcaattattgaaaattttgtcttcctttttttatttgtatctTTCATTGGCTTTTATATATACGAGCCTATTTCGAAACTGTTGAATTAAGAAAGGATCcctatattattattgaagttgaaataaataagcTTTCCAGGGAACAAGGgtctttcttttatatttattttgtgtTTCATAAATCAACCTATACAGATACTTCTCAAGTCATTCATGCCAACAGTCTACTGATTGATATCAATTTTAAGTTAATGAACTCTTTTTTTTCCCATTCTAATATTATAACACTTTTCATCTCCTTTCTCAAAACCCCATTTTAAATACCCAACAACTCAAACATTCAAACAATGCTGAAATCATTTGTTTGTGTACTGCTCTATTCGCAATTGGTTGCTGCAGTCACATATAATTACCAAGGTTGCTATGATTCAAGTAGTCTACGATCAATGATGTCGTCGTTGGGTACATACACGTACCAATCTATCTCATACTGTCAAACAGAGTGTAACGGATCAAAGTTTATTGCTCTGTTAGATGGTGGAGAATGTTATTGTAGTGATGACACTTCTATTTTAGATGTTTTATCCTCATTGCAATCAGATTCCAGTCAATGCAACGTAGGCTGTAATGGTTGGCCATACCAAACATGTGGCGGTCAAACATATATGGATTTTTACGTTGATTCGTCGATCACCGTTGTTAACTCTGTATCAAGTTCTacttcattatcatcagCGGCAgcttcatcatcatctacTTCTGTTCAAGGTTCGACAAGTGCATATATAGCGACAACTACTATATCGACTACACAAGACTCGACACCCACAAGCAGTTTCACTTCTACACGGTCTTCAAGCAGCCAATCTTCAACGACGTCAATAGTATCTAAATTAGAAACAACTTCTACTTACGAGTCATtgtcttcttcatcttcgGATAGTCAAGCTGTGCTTACCTCGTCATCGCTCATTTCTAGCCCATCTACTAATAACAACTCCGTTCATCCTTCAACTGTCTTTACTTCAACTAGAGTCACAACGGAATTGCTCACAACTTCAGTGGTTACTGCATCTGATAATGGTTCACAAGTTCTTGTTTACGTTACAAAAACCGAAACTTTTGCGACAACAAGTGCTGTtgcttcttcaaattctaTTTCAGTCAATGGAAAGAATAGCAATAGTTCGAGTCCTAATAGTTTATCAAGTGGGGATATCGCAGGTATTGTTATTGGCGTTGTTTTTGGTACCTTTTTCATATTGGCtgctttaatatatgcCAATTGGAGAAGGAAAAAGCATGCTAAAGAAAGagatattgaagaaagtAAACAACATCAACCATACTCTTATGGTGACGTTGATGCTAACCCGATTATTCTGCCAGAGAGAGCTGCTTCTTCTAAATTCCATAAACATCCAAAATATATAGGCCCTGCGACATCTGATtctgaattttttttctcaaCATACGATACGCATGAAACGGATTCTTCACCTTCAAGTTCTAGAGATTTAACTTCGAGTAGTTCAAGTATGAATTCTGGCGTAAATCTAATTAGTAAAGAAGCTATCCCCATTGAAGCGTTGAGagataatcaaaaaatgacGAATCCTAAACCAATTGTCAGATTTAGTACAACTTCAATACCGTTCTTAGTTGAAGATAGACAATTAAGAATTGTCAATCCAGATGATGAGAAAATAGAGGATcaatataaagaagatttCGACGATTCTTCAAGAAATAATTGACagtattatattatattcaaattaacATAAAACATTCGCATTCAGTAAAAACCAAATATACCCACCcaattcaattcaattcaGTTCAGTTCAATATATAGACATGAACTACCATTTACACATTCATCTTACTTATGTCGGACGTTCCACGTCTTAGATACCCTAATAAACTCAATAAATAAGATATGAAAAtctataataattaataaacatttttttaatgacaTTAAAGTCTTTTATAAAAGTAACTACTTGCAAGAATAGTTTATAAAAGTTTACGTTCGGTTCGAGAAGCATATGCCAACATCATATGTTGTTTATATGGTCATTAAAGCAATAAAAAGGTAACTATGCTTCCAACCAGAGTCGAACTGATGATCTCCACATTACTAGTGTGGCGCCTTGCCAACTTGGCCATAGAAGCATAATATTActataatttgaaattttttatagTCTCTTTTATCTGACTAAATAGTAATTTCCTATTTAGGAAATTTTTGCAAGGTATATGTCACGTGCTTTGTGTGTTGGGGTCTTTACTAAAAAAACAGCGTAAGTTGCATATTTATCTTGTCAATAGCTCAGCGGATATTTAtaagatttttcaaattgagctttttcaaaatgtaTGACAGATCAAATCTTGGCCTACTTATATTATAGATGTCTCTTAGTAGATTTGCAGGTTTCcgaattcaataaaaaatggaatTCATAATCTGATAGCttgttattaaaagaagGTAAAATAGTTTTATGTGAAAAGAAGTTTTTGACTTGGTAATTTATGATCTATTGACTATTGGTATATCATATCATTTGCAAACTGTACTAATAGTTCAAACTCTTCCTCGAAGTGTCTATTTCAACAACGTTACTTTGAGGctgaagatgaaatttGACTCCAGATTTCTAACTGTTGATATTCCTGATTCATTTTGGaaacttcaaaaattaCCAACAGCCATAAGAATTATAACATTATTAGCAATTCTTTTGTCAGGATGTTTATTCATAATTCGTATGAGAAGTattgtaaatattaaacCTGGAGAAGGTGAATCTATTGACAATGTTGCTTTCCCAATATTCCAAATGGTACCAAgcaaattgaaatatttaccaTTTTCAATCTTTTTGTCTAACTTTGTTGATACATCAGGCTGGAAATTTATTGTAAACTTTTGCAATTTAACAATTGGTGGCTCTTACATTGAGCGTAATTGGGGATCCTCAAAAGAGatgtttaaatttttattagttCTCGGTA encodes the following:
- the WSC2 gene encoding Wsc2p (similar to Saccharomyces cerevisiae WSC2 (YNL283C) and WSC3 (YOL105C); ancestral locus Anc_3.78), which encodes MLKSFVCVLLYSQLVAAVTYNYQGCYDSSSLRSMMSSLGTYTYQSISYCQTECNGSKFIALLDGGECYCSDDTSILDVLSSLQSDSSQCNVGCNGWPYQTCGGQTYMDFYVDSSITVVNSVSSSTSLSSAAASSSSTSVQGSTSAYIATTTISTTQDSTPTSSFTSTRSSSSQSSTTSIVSKLETTSTYESLSSSSSDSQAVLTSSSLISSPSTNNNSVHPSTVFTSTRVTTELLTTSVVTASDNGSQVLVYVTKTETFATTSAVASSNSISVNGKNSNSSSPNSLSSGDIAGIVIGVVFGTFFILAALIYANWRRKKHAKERDIEESKQHQPYSYGDVDANPIILPERAASSKFHKHPKYIGPATSDSEFFFSTYDTHETDSSPSSSRDLTSSSSSMNSGVNLISKEAIPIEALRDNQKMTNPKPIVRFSTTSIPFLVEDRQLRIVNPDDEKIEDQYKEDFDDSSRNN